The genome window AATCGTCTATGGTGGTACTGCGTACCATGTATCAGTTGACGTTTCTCCTCTAAGACGAGTTGATCTTGCATTGAGATTTATCGCAGACGGAGTAAAAGAAGCAACCTTTTCAAACCCAAGATCAATGGAAGAATACTTGGCAGACCATCTCATTGCGGCATCAACAAACGATGGAAACGCACCGTCTGTCAAGAAAAAGAACGAACTAGAAAGAATCGCACAGGCATCTAGATAATTATACAGTAGCCCGAGGCAGATTCGAACTGCCGTCTCTGCCTATCCACTCATAAGATCCAGAGGGCAGAATCCTTAGTCTGAAATTCATTTGACCGCTAGACTATCGGGCTACTGAAAAAACTGCAATATGTGTTGGATATAAAATTATTATTTTGTTCGTACTTCTTTAATCGCAGTTGCGTAATCACATTCTGCCTTTAGTCTCATGTATGGGATTAGCCTGTAGTGTATGGAATAAAGATCCTTTTCTTTATACAGGAGGTTTTTTTGCAAAAGTGAGACTAATCCCCTTGACGTAACCGTGAGTGAGATTCCAAACTTTGCACAAACCTCATCGCGCTTTTTTTGATATTCTGATAAAGTAAACGCAACCTGATTTAGTTCCAGTATAAGGGGCCACACAATCTCCTTCCATACGAGCCTCCTGTTTTCGGTTCCAGATGCGTACTTGCCCTTTTCGCTCAACCTTAATAACATCTGGGTAGTTTAGTTATAATTGCATAGTTGTTTCAAAAAGAAATTGAAGAATCTCTGCAGCTTTTAGAAAAGAATTGGCAAATTGATCCTGTACTCAAGGACTTTGTGCTTGGAAAGCGCACGGATGTTTCTGATTACCCAATAAAAGTAAAGGATGTAATATTTCATATTCCGTATCTATCAAATGAAAAAAAATTCATTTTGTGGAAATGCTTTTGGCCTGACTGCCACAACTGCTGTGACCGACAGGGAAGACTGCCTCTTACATCAGATGACTTGGTTACTATTGGCAAGGGACTAAAGTACCAAAAAACATCTGACTTTATCAAAAAAGAAACACTGATCGCGACATGGCAGGAGGCGGGACCGACATTAACTAATACTGTAATGACGTCAATTAACCTAAAACGAAAATTAGATGAAACCGAAGCAGACGATGGAACTCATATCTCCTGCAGGTTTCTCAATAAGGAAGGTGGATGTTCCATGCATCCTGATAGGCCTGGTGTGTGCTATTTGTATCCGTTTTCAACGTGGCTTGAAAATGACAATGGAAGAGCACGCGTGCACTCGACGTTTCAGTTTACTGGTGATTGTCCAGGGTTTTATCTTTCTGAGACACTTGATCCGATGAAAGAAGTACTGAAAGAATACTCAATAACAATTTATGATTACAACATGAAATACACCCGTACCACCCGAGAGGGATTCAGTCTGGCTAACTTCGTCTAGGCCTTTGCCACTTTCATTAAATCTCGCATATGGATTTCCATTCCAAAACGAGCTTCGTTCTTTTTCATGTATCTGAAAATAGACAGCATGTCTCCCAGTTGTTTCAGTAAACTAAAGTCCTTACTTAGCTTACTTCGTACAAAATTAAACACCTTTCCGTAAATCTTGAAATGCTCCATTACCTCTTTTTCATATTTTTCGTTGTTCCCAAGATTCCTAACAAAAATGTCCGCGCATTCCATGCTTGGAATTATTCCCTCGCCTAGAAGAGGGTAGACCGTCCCTATTGATTCACCGACTCCAACTACCTTGCCCTTGTAAAATGGCTTGCATAGATTTGGGGTAGCAAGCCTGATTGGCCTTCCAACTGTCTTGATAACTTTACCACCGTATTCTTTAAGGAATTTGTCGGTTTCCTCAATGTGTTTTTTCATGTAATCTCCTGCACCAATGTGGGCAAGCTTATCGCCAAGCGGGAAATACCAAAAGTAACCAGTCATATTGGCAAAAGGTTTTATGAAAAAGTCGTCATATGGGACTTTGCCCTCATATTCAACTTTGTATTCGTACGTTGGTAAGAAAAAGTCCTTTTCAAGTTTTGGTAGATACACCCTGTGAAATCCGGTGCAATCAACTATGATGTCAAATTCAGCTTCCAAGTCCTCAAGCTTTGGACTTGTGCCGTAATTGACCTTACAGCCTTTGGTGAAATCCTTGATCAGTCTAATTTTGTCATAAGTGCAAAGGCCGTGCAAACCAATGTTGAATTTTTCATTGTTGTTCATCTCTACATACATGTTTTTTCCGTCATGAATAACATACTTGTTAAAATCTACTCCTGATTTTGCGCACAGCTCTTCCATTCTCGGCCTGCATGTGCCCCAAGCGCAAATGGAATCATGCCTTTCCTCCGGCATTCTCTCAAATCCAACTACCTCGTGATCATGCTTTAGTCTTGAAAGTAGGTAGCTCCCGGCAACACCGATTCCACACACTGCGATTTTCAATTCAGCTGATGTCGATTCTGACCTAATAAATACAATATCGATTTTTCTTGCCTGACGTTCTTGATCTTCTAAGATGTTTTAAAATGACTCAAGAATACCTTAAAACACGCAAAATCATCAAAAAAATCATTGACCAGTCAAAAACCAATCAGCCTTAATCAGCAAATGATTCTGGCTGTCATGCCGTCGATTATCTCTCAAATTATCGCGTTCTACAGAATAAAAAAACTCACAATGGGCGTAATAATAGAGATTGGGATAATCGGACTAATTATTGGATTTAGCAACGTAATGCCATACCCGTATTGGCTCATACTTGCACTGGCTGTCGAATGCCTGGTTCCTTTGCTGTATGTGCGAAAATGGACCATCCAGTACAATCGATCTGTTAAATCAAAACACGAATAATCTAACATATTTTGCACACCGGCCAATCCGAATCGATGATGGTAAATTAGATCACAGGTCAAATTTATCACTCATCAGGCAAGTTATTGGAACAATTACAAATCTGCCATTGATCAAGGCAGTCAACGTTCTAAAATCAAGCAAGCGCGAGGGACGGCACGAATCTGTAATAATAAAAAAACTAGCTGTGTTTTTTGAGAATTTAGGATATCAGGCGGTACCTCACGCCCGGTTCAATATTGCTTGGGGAAACATTCTTTCCGATGTTGATTTGCTGCTTTTAAAAAATGATGAGATGATTGCAGTCGAGGTCAAATCATCAAAGGACCATCTCAAGCGTGCAAGAAAGCAAATTGAAAACATAAAAGATTATGTCGATTATGCGTATGTTGCAACTGATTACGTCCCAAGGAAATTCCCACTGCGTAACGCTGGTCTGATATATGTAAATGGAAACGTGGTGATTCTAAAAAGACCCAAACTGCTAAGTGATAACCCTCGACTTTACAGTCTTGACTCGTTACCAAAAAAATGCTTGTGTAGGTGGGCAAAAACACAAAATCAAAGATATTCTCAGAAATCAAAATTAGATCTTGCCAGTCAAATCATAAATGACTCTGACAAAGTAAAATCAAAAGTAAAGGAAATTGTCACATGTGGATTGAACTGTGATCATGGATGTCCAATCTGGGGTTTTGAAAAAACACAGTGATGTGTCACAGTAAGTATTGTGGCCTCAAAAAAAGATAACATAGCTAAACAACCCTTAAGAGCAATGACGCTGTAATGTATCGGAATGGATTTTTTTCATAGAAAGAAAAAATGCGATCAATGTAATGAGAAATTTACGACAGATGATAATCTAATATATCATGCAAGACACGTTCATCATCAAACAATTGTAAATTGTGCTGAATGTGGGAAAGAATTCATTCACGAAAAAGACCGACTGCATCATGCAAGAAAGGAACATGATGAAAAGATGAAAAAAAGATCAAACAAAGAGTCGTTTCCTGACAAAAAGACTCGCTCCAAGATAGAGTGGACGAGCAAACTAAACACTTTAGCGACAAACTCTGAATATTTTTTACCCATTAAACGATAATTCTGAATAATCTCGAACATACGTGTATTCATATTAGTACTATCTCCGACGATTGGGTTTAAAATTAGCCCAAAATAGGTTACTGCTTCCCACTAGACTCATACTTGGAATCAAAAGCAGATTATCTCCAATGTGCCTTAAATTATTTTGATGTGGATCTTTATTCTTAAAAAAATTATTCATTCTATCAGTATGGCTGGCTTGAAGGGCCTTGCAGTTTTAGATTTGTTCTTTGGATCGTATTTTCCAGGATCTGATTCAGAAAACACTTGTAGATCCACACCAAAGTCTGTCTTGACCAATCCAGATAGTTCGCTTGCAATCAATTTCTTTTCATCAAAATCCAAAATCTCTAGTTTTATTTTTCTCAGATCCGTTGGTTCTGATAAAATATCTTTTATTGTCCTCTGCACAAAGTCTGGGTTTTTCTTTATCTCTTCTGTTTCTTTATTTGCGATCAAATCCTTCATTATTATGCCCATGTTGGTCTGACCGCTCATGATTTTATCCAAGATGAAATGGTATGCCTTTGCCTTGAGCGAATCTGCCGTGTAGATGATGATCTTTTGTGGCGCAATTTTCGTTACCTTGAGAATATTTGCAATATCGCCAATGATTGATTTTAGCAGTTCCTCTGACTGTATTGCGTAACCGTCAATTTTTTCTGATGCCTGAGGCCAGCTTGATGTTGAGACCATTCCTGAATGACCAAGTCTTTCCCACATTTCCTCTGCAATGTGCGGCGCAAATGGAGACAACATTGCTACTCTGATGGAGTTTATCTCGTGTAGGATTCCAGAAATGTTCGTTCTTTGTTTTGCGTTTACCCTTTTCATGTACCATTGTAAGTCTGATTCAAACGAGAACAATATGTTGTGAAGTGCTTCCCGCAATCTCATCTTTTCAATTGATGATGTAAGGTCTGATACTGCGCTCTGCAGTTTGCTTTTTATCCACTTGTCTTCTGGTTCTAGTTCATCCGGTTTTTCTGGTTTTAACTTTGTGCATTCTCCTAGCAACGACTCTAGTTTGTGCTTTATTCCTGACACTGACTCTAAATTAAAGTCCGCATCTTGGAGAAGTTCTGCTGATATTATTATTGCCAGCCTGATTGGGTCTGCACCATAATCTCGAATAGCCTTTCGCAACGGGATGATGTTTCCCATGGACTTTGACATCTTTTTTCCATCCATTAGGACCGAGCCGTTTACTACAATTTCCTGTGGCCAGTTTTCTTCTGGGAAAATAGCTACGTGGTTTAGTATGAAAAATGTCAAATGATTCGGCACCAAATCGCGTCCTGAATGTCTTGAGTCTACTGGATAAAAATACGAAAACTCTTTTCTGATATGCTCTACTTTTTCTTTTGGGATTTTTGTCTTTTCTGATGCTATGTCTGAACTACCCTGTCCCAAAAACACGTAATCGAAAAATTCATGCCCTAGACTTTCTGGTCTTATCTCATTGTTGTTGACAAATTTTACAATGATATAGTACGCCATGTAGATGACAGAATCCGAAAGACTTTCTACTATCCAGTCCTTGTCCCATGGAAGTTTTGTTCCAAGGCCATGCTGTCTTGCACAAGCCCTTTCCCGCAGCCACCCGATCACATAATTGAATTCAGGCCTTATTTCTTGGGGAAGAACGCTCATTTCATCAAGGCATTTTGTTGCCTTTTCCTTCCACGCCTTATCTGAATAATTCAAAAACCACTGGTTGTTTAGAATTTTCACAACGCATTCTGCACCGCACCTGCATCTGACAGGAGCGTTTGTCAGCTCGAGTAAAATGTCTGCAAATTTTTCCTTGATTAGCCATTCCTTTACGACATCTTTTGCGTCTGTCACCTTTTTTCCTGCAAACTGTCCCGTGTTTTGTTTTAGCCTTCCACCGTAGAACTCTTTTCCGTAGATTTCCTTGGTTGCCTCTTCTAATCTGGGATCATTTTGGCCCTTTATCCCAAGTCTATCAATTACTTCCTTTGCTGGAACGTTTCCATATCCATCTGTCTCTATGATTGAAATTGCCTCGATTTTTTGAATTTCTTCTGCAAGGGATGTGTCTTTATTGGAGTTTTTCAAGTCCTGCAATGCCTGATAGTCAAATGGCGCATGGGCTGGAACCGACATCACTATGCCAGTTCCTGTGTGGGATTCAACAAAACTAGCTGGTAGCATCACTGCAGAATCATTTCTGTGGGGAATCTGGACCTTCTTTCCGCAAAGCTCGGAGCCTTTTATCTCTCCTTCATATGTTACCTTCTTGTCCAAATATTCCAATTTGTGGGCGCACTCTGTACTGACTATCCAGTTTTCTCCATCGACTTTGATCTTTTTGTAAACTATGTCTGGATTCACCCAGAGGTTTGTTACACCAAAGAGCGTTTCCGGTCTAAGCGTTGCAGTTGGTATGATGTAATCGTCATGGCGGAATTTTATCAAAATGTATTCTGTAAAGTCCGGCTCCACGTCTCCAAGTGTGTCGTGTTGTGATACTGGATTTTGGTCCTTTGGACACCATCCGACAGGGTGAGATCCCTGGATGATTAGGTTCTTTTTTCTAAGTGTGTTGATTTGCCACTCGATAAATTTCTGATATGCCGGATCAATTGTGGTAAATTCACGTCTCCAGTCAATAGAGTATCCCATCTCGATCATTCCAGATTTTATCTCCTCGTGGAAATAGTCGGCAATTTTTACCGGCTCTACAAATTCTTTTATCTTGTCTTCGGGTACATGATACAGTTCCCTAAAGTTTTGTATTAGCTCCTTATCCCCATCTTGAACTCTTTTTGCCATTCCCAAGATGGGCGTTCCAGTATAATGGAATCCCATTGGGAAAAGCACGTTGTAGCCTTTCATGCGCAAAAACCTCGCATGAACATCTGCAAGCGTATACGTTCTTCCGTGGCCTATGTGCTGGGGTGA of Candidatus Nitrosotenuis sp. DW1 contains these proteins:
- a CDS encoding YkgJ family cysteine cluster protein; its protein translation is MFQKEIEESLQLLEKNWQIDPVLKDFVLGKRTDVSDYPIKVKDVIFHIPYLSNEKKFILWKCFWPDCHNCCDRQGRLPLTSDDLVTIGKGLKYQKTSDFIKKETLIATWQEAGPTLTNTVMTSINLKRKLDETEADDGTHISCRFLNKEGGCSMHPDRPGVCYLYPFSTWLENDNGRARVHSTFQFTGDCPGFYLSETLDPMKEVLKEYSITIYDYNMKYTRTTREGFSLANFV
- a CDS encoding NAD(P)/FAD-dependent oxidoreductase, translated to MKIAVCGIGVAGSYLLSRLKHDHEVVGFERMPEERHDSICAWGTCRPRMEELCAKSGVDFNKYVIHDGKNMYVEMNNNEKFNIGLHGLCTYDKIRLIKDFTKGCKVNYGTSPKLEDLEAEFDIIVDCTGFHRVYLPKLEKDFFLPTYEYKVEYEGKVPYDDFFIKPFANMTGYFWYFPLGDKLAHIGAGDYMKKHIEETDKFLKEYGGKVIKTVGRPIRLATPNLCKPFYKGKVVGVGESIGTVYPLLGEGIIPSMECADIFVRNLGNNEKYEKEVMEHFKIYGKVFNFVRSKLSKDFSLLKQLGDMLSIFRYMKKNEARFGMEIHMRDLMKVAKA
- a CDS encoding C2H2-type zinc finger protein; this encodes MDFFHRKKKCDQCNEKFTTDDNLIYHARHVHHQTIVNCAECGKEFIHEKDRLHHARKEHDEKMKKRSNKESFPDKKTRSKIEWTSKLNTLATNSEYFLPIKR
- the leuS gene encoding leucine--tRNA ligase is translated as MAYPYPNSPQHIGHGRTYTLADVHARFLRMKGYNVLFPMGFHYTGTPILGMAKRVQDGDKELIQNFRELYHVPEDKIKEFVEPVKIADYFHEEIKSGMIEMGYSIDWRREFTTIDPAYQKFIEWQINTLRKKNLIIQGSHPVGWCPKDQNPVSQHDTLGDVEPDFTEYILIKFRHDDYIIPTATLRPETLFGVTNLWVNPDIVYKKIKVDGENWIVSTECAHKLEYLDKKVTYEGEIKGSELCGKKVQIPHRNDSAVMLPASFVESHTGTGIVMSVPAHAPFDYQALQDLKNSNKDTSLAEEIQKIEAISIIETDGYGNVPAKEVIDRLGIKGQNDPRLEEATKEIYGKEFYGGRLKQNTGQFAGKKVTDAKDVVKEWLIKEKFADILLELTNAPVRCRCGAECVVKILNNQWFLNYSDKAWKEKATKCLDEMSVLPQEIRPEFNYVIGWLRERACARQHGLGTKLPWDKDWIVESLSDSVIYMAYYIIVKFVNNNEIRPESLGHEFFDYVFLGQGSSDIASEKTKIPKEKVEHIRKEFSYFYPVDSRHSGRDLVPNHLTFFILNHVAIFPEENWPQEIVVNGSVLMDGKKMSKSMGNIIPLRKAIRDYGADPIRLAIIISAELLQDADFNLESVSGIKHKLESLLGECTKLKPEKPDELEPEDKWIKSKLQSAVSDLTSSIEKMRLREALHNILFSFESDLQWYMKRVNAKQRTNISGILHEINSIRVAMLSPFAPHIAEEMWERLGHSGMVSTSSWPQASEKIDGYAIQSEELLKSIIGDIANILKVTKIAPQKIIIYTADSLKAKAYHFILDKIMSGQTNMGIIMKDLIANKETEEIKKNPDFVQRTIKDILSEPTDLRKIKLEILDFDEKKLIASELSGLVKTDFGVDLQVFSESDPGKYDPKNKSKTARPFKPAILIE